A genome region from Panicum virgatum strain AP13 chromosome 4K, P.virgatum_v5, whole genome shotgun sequence includes the following:
- the LOC120703759 gene encoding receptor kinase-like protein Xa21, producing MAPLGTLRSSVLLATVLFLSFLLSFLVLASALDTRTPPNSDLQTLLCLKAHLSDTVGQLASWKNDSLQFCSWFGVRCSKTRPSRVVALDLGSFELNGQIPACIANLTFLARIHFPNNQLSGPIPRELGQLNRLQYLNLSSNHVSGSIPDTLSSCSLLQIIDLGGNSLQGVIPPNLSQCLNLQELILQHNSLNGGIPEGLGMLQNLSVLHLAGNSLMGEVPLSLGCKSSLTAVVLTNNSLTGPIPSCLANSSSLQVLDLTNNHLDGEIPYALLNSRSLKIISLAMNKFVGSVPALSHTDSPLEHLILTSNYLSGAIPSSLGNLSSLIRLLLAYNNLEGSIPMSIGNIPNLQALDLTYNYLSGTVPTSLYNMSTLTYLGIGANNLEGEIPNNIGFTLPSIKKMIFLENQFHGQIPASLANATNLMVMDLRYNSFHGIVPSLGSLPNLQELNLGMNQLEAGDWSFLSSLANCTRLVKLSLSENKIQGTLPSSIGGLPNSLKVLLLAGNNISGTIPPEIGHLTNVTVLYLGKNQFIGSLPDTLGNLSRLVLLSLPQNKLSGQIPGSIGNLSQLNELYLQENDFSGPIPEALGYCKNLEMLNLSWNSLDGRIPKKLLTLSSLSMGMDLSHNQLSGPIPLEIGGLTNLGLLNISNNQLSGQIPSTLGQCVHLESLHMEGNLLEGKIPNSFADMRGIIELDLSRNNLSGAIPEWFESFSSLNLLNLSFNNLEGPVPTGGIFQSKSTVYIQGNKKLCGSSPLLKLPLCDSKASRKKHTAKILKVLGLSALSLLLLSCLAVILLKKKKVKREAQPSFKELKKLSYADIVKATNGFSSSNLVGSGKSGLVYRARFEFEEHTVAVKVFKLDQLGAPKSFLAECEALRNTRHRNLVRVITACSTFDASGQQFKALILEYMPNGSLESWLHPTKLSKYGLKSPLSLGSRITIAVDIASALDYLHNHCMPAVAHCDLKPSNVLLDDVMGARLADFGLAKFLHDFSHSFHQSSTSLLGPRGSIGYIAPEYGFGSKLSTEGDVYSYGIIILEMLTGKRPTDEMFTDGLNLHKFVEQAFPQKLTEVLDPFIVPSSEDGDVPNNLDHGNNATDGVKSCIVHLVKLGLSCSMEIPKDRPTMHDVYAEVITIKEAFAALHG from the exons ATGGCTCCTCTAGGAACTCTCAGGTCGTCAGTGCTCCTGGCCACTGTCCTATTCCTGTCCTTTCTCTTGAGCTTCCTGGTCCTTGCCTCAGCACTTGATACTAGAACACCACCCAATAGTGATCTCCAAACCCTCCTTTGCCTCAAAGCCCATCTCTCTGACACTGTCGGGCAGCTAGCCTCGTGGAAGAACGATTCTCTTCAGTTTTGCAGTTGGTTTGGTGTTAGATGCAGCAAGACGCGCCCATCTCGCGTTGTTGCCCTGGACCTCGGGTCGTTTGAGCTCAATGGCCAAATACCTGCTTGTATTGCCAACCTCACTTTCCTCGCAAGAATCCACTTCCCAAATAACCAGCTTAGTGGTCCAATCCCTCGTGAGCTTGGCCAACTAAATAGGCTGCAGTACCTTAACCTCAGTTCCAACCATGTCAGTGGTTCGATTCCGGACACACTGTCCTCCTGTTCTCTCCTCCAGATCATCGATCTTGGTGGAAATTCCCTGCAAGGAGTGATTCCTCCAAACCTGAGCCAATGCTTAAATCTTCAGGAGCTCATCTTGCAACATAACAGCCTCAATGGAGGTATCCCTGAAGGCCTCGGGATGCTCCAGAACCTTTCAGTTTTGCATCTTGCTGGAAATAGTCTGATGGGAGAAGTTCCCCTTTCACTTGGATGCAAATCTTCACTTACAGCTGTTGTTCTGACGAATAATAGCCTCACCGGACCAATCCCATCTTGCCTAGCTAATAGTTCATCGCTTCAAGTACTGGACTTAACAAACAACCATCTTGATGGAGAGATTCCATATGCTCTGCTAAATAGCAGATCACTCAAAATAATATCCCTTGCGATGAACAAATTTGTGGGGTCGGTACCTGCTCTCTCGCACACTGACTCTCCCTTGGAGCATCTCATTCTGACTTCAAATTATCTTTCAGGTGCCATACCTTCTTCGTTAGGGAATCTTTCTTCCCTTATCAGGCTCTTGCTTGCATACAACAATCTTGAAGGCAGCATCCCCATGAGTATAGGTAACATTCCAAACCTGCAAGCACTGGACCTGACTTACAACTATTTGTCAGGAACTGTCCCAACCTCCCTTTACAATATGTCAACCCTCACATACCTTGGCATAGGCGCAAATAACCTTGAGGGGGAAATTCCAAATAACATTGGTTTCACCCTTCCAAGCATCAAAAAAATGATCTTTCTAGAGAACCAATTCCATGGTCAAATCCCTGCTTCGCTAGCGAATGCAACCAACCTTATGGTCATGGATCTACGGTACAATTCATTCCATGGAATTGTTCCTTCTTTGGGTTCTCTTCCCAACCTGCAGGAACTAAATCTAGGCATGAATCAGCTTGAAGCCGGGGATTGGTCTTTCCTTTCCTCACTTGCCAATTGCACGAGGTTGGTCAAATTATCATTATCAGAAAACAAAATCCAAGGAACGTTGCCAAGTTCCATCGGTGGTCTTCCGAACAGCTTAAAGGTTTTGCTGTTGGCAGGAAATAATATATCAGGGACGATACCACCCGAGATAGGACACCTCACAAATGTTACGGTTCTTTACCTGGGGAAAAATCAATTCATCGGAAGCCTCCCGGATACACTTGGAAATCTTTCAAGGTTAGTTTTACTAAGCTTGCCACAGAACAAACTTTCCGGGCAAATTCCAGGCTCAATTGGTAACCTAAGTCAATTGAATGAGCTCTATCTACAGGAAAATGATTTCAGTGGCCCAATCCCAGAAGCTTTAGGATACTGCAAAAATTTAGAAATGTTGAACCTCTCATGGAACAGCCTTGATGGTCGCATACCAAAGAAGCTTTTAACTCTTTCCTCCCTTTCTATGGGCATGGATTTGTCCCACAACCAACTCTCTGGTCCAATACCACTTGAGATTGGTGGCTTGACCAATCTTGGTCTCCTCAATATCTCCAATAACCAGTTGTCTGGACAAATTCCCTCCACTCTAGGCCAGTGTGTCCACTTGGAGTCCCTCCACATGGAAGGGAACCTTCTTGAAGGGAAAATCCCAAATTCTTTCGCTGACATGAGAGGCATTATTGAGCTAGATCTGTCTCGAAATAATCTATCTGGAGCAATACCTGAATGGTTTGAGTCCTTCAGCTCCTTGAACCTTCTCAATTTGTCCTTCAACAACCTCGAAGGTCCAGTACCCACTGGTGGGATTTTTCAGAGTAAAAGCACAGTGTACATTCAGGGGAACAAGAAGTTATGTGGGAGCAGTCCGTTGCTAAAACTGCCACTTTGTGATTCAAAGGCCTCCAGAAAAAAACATACTGCCAAAATTCTGAAGGTACTAGGATTGAGTGCTCTTTCTTTGCTCCTGTTATCATGCTTAGCTGTCATCCTattaaagaagaagaaagtcaaACGAGAAGCTCAACCATCCTTCAAGGAATTGAAAAAGTTGTCATATGCTGATATAGTCAAAGCAACAAATGGTTTCTCCTCATCCAACTTGGTTGGTTCAGGAAAATCTGGATTAGTTTACAGAGCTCGATTTGAGTTTGAAGAACATACAGTTGCCGTCAAGGTTTTCAAACTTGACCAACTTGGCGCACCAAAGAGCTTCCTTGCGGAGTGTGAGGCATTGAGGAACACTCGACACCGCAATCTTGTAAGGGTTATTACTGCATGCTCAACATTTGATGCATCAGGACAGCAGTTCAAAGCTCTTATTCTTGAATATATGCCTAATGGTAGCCTAGAGAGCTGGCTCCATCCTACTAAGCTAAGCAAGTACGGATTGAAAAGCCCATTGAGTTTGGGCTCCAGAATAACGATAGCAGTGGATATAGCTTCTGCTTTGGATTATCTACACAACCATTGCATGCCTGCTGTGGCCCATTGTGATTTAAAGCCCAGCAATGTCCTTCTTGATGATGTCATGGGTGCACGTCTTGCTGACTTCGGGTTAGCTAAGTTTCTTCACGACTTCAGTCATTCATTCCATCAAAGTTCTACAAGCTTACTGGGACCAAGAGGATCAATAGGATATATTGCGCCAG AGTACGGCTTTGGGAGCAAACTCTCAACTGAAGGCGACGTCTACAGCTACGGAATTATCATCTTAGAAATGCTCACAGGGAAGCGTCCAACAGATGAGATGTTCACTGATGGTCTGAACCTTCACAAATTCGTGGAACAAGCATTTCCTCAAAAGCTTACTGAAGTTCTAGATCCTTTCATCGTTCCAAGTTCTGAAGATGGTGATGTGCCCAACAATTTGGACCATGGAAATAATGCTACAGATGGCGTGAAGAGCTGCATTGTGCATCTTGTTAAACTTGGTCTTTCGTGCTCTATGGAGATACCAAAGGATCGACCAACAATGCACGATGTTTATGCTGAAGTCATCACAATCAAAGAAGCATTTGCAGCACTACACGGTTGA